A stretch of Oncorhynchus mykiss isolate Arlee chromosome 12, USDA_OmykA_1.1, whole genome shotgun sequence DNA encodes these proteins:
- the LOC110538005 gene encoding membrane-spanning 4-domains subfamily A member 4A isoform X2, translated as MSSSQTTTTNGAVVITHVYPYGYGMGVAGVAGVASTPHCLGQTASSVLGSFRAGHPKALGTVQIMIGLMMLLTGIVMAMAPWLDNIGVVSGIFVWGSIIYVVAGSLTVAADNKLDKCLVNGSLGMNVVASVTALTGIILHSLDSAGIMLYYCNSTYQLCQQYWIRSQGISGVLAVFSLLEFIVSICVSSFACRAVCLCCHSTPETGNYPNGPVGDGMGTGFQQNPLPPQYTAVIP; from the exons ATGTCCAGCTCTCAAACAACCACCACTAACGGGGCGGTGGTCATCACCCATGTCTACCCCTATGGGTACGGGATGGGGGTCGCGGGGGTCGCGGGGGTCGCTTCTACCCCTCACTGTCTGGGACAGACGGCCTCCTCAGTGCTGGGAAGTTTCCGGGCAGGGCATCCAAAAGCGCTTGGG ACTGTACAGATCATGATTGGTTTGATGATGCTGTTAACAGGAATTGTGATGGCTATGGCACCGTGGTTGGATAACATTGGAGTAGTCAGTGGAATATTTGTCTGGGGATCGATCATT TATGTAGTTGCAGgctctctcactgttgccgctgaCAACAAACTGGACAAATGTCTG GTGAATGGCTCCCTGGGAATGAATGTTGTCGCCTCGGTTACTGCTCTGACTGGCATCATCCTCCATTCTTTAGACAGTGCTGGGATCATGTTGTACTACTGTAACAGTACATACCAATTATGTCAACAGTACTGG ATCAGGTCCCAGGGAATATCAGGTGTTTTGGCTGTTTTCTCCTTGCTGGAGTTCATTGTGTCCATCTGTGTCTCGTCATTCGCCTGCAGAGCTGTCTGCCTGTGCTGCCATTCCACCCCTGAG ACTGGGAACTACCCAAATGGTCCTGTGGGAGACGGTATGGGTACAGGGTTTCAACAGAATCCCCTGCCTCCTCAATACACTGCGGTCATCCCTTGA
- the LOC110538005 gene encoding membrane-spanning 4-domains subfamily A member 4A isoform X1 produces MSSSQTTTTNGAVVITHVYPYGYGMGVAGVAGVASTPHCLGQTASSVLGSFRAGHPKALGTVQIMIGLMMLLTGIVMAMAPWLDNIGVVSGIFVWGSIIYVVAGSLTVAADNKLDKCLVNGSLGMNVVASVTALTGIILHSLDSAGIMLYYCNSTYQLCQQYWIRSQGISGVLAVFSLLEFIVSICVSSFACRAVCLCCHSTPEQVSSIGYQIPVPHGRMTPSNAPYPPQNNYETGNYPNGPVGDGMGTGFQQNPLPPQYTAVIP; encoded by the exons ATGTCCAGCTCTCAAACAACCACCACTAACGGGGCGGTGGTCATCACCCATGTCTACCCCTATGGGTACGGGATGGGGGTCGCGGGGGTCGCGGGGGTCGCTTCTACCCCTCACTGTCTGGGACAGACGGCCTCCTCAGTGCTGGGAAGTTTCCGGGCAGGGCATCCAAAAGCGCTTGGG ACTGTACAGATCATGATTGGTTTGATGATGCTGTTAACAGGAATTGTGATGGCTATGGCACCGTGGTTGGATAACATTGGAGTAGTCAGTGGAATATTTGTCTGGGGATCGATCATT TATGTAGTTGCAGgctctctcactgttgccgctgaCAACAAACTGGACAAATGTCTG GTGAATGGCTCCCTGGGAATGAATGTTGTCGCCTCGGTTACTGCTCTGACTGGCATCATCCTCCATTCTTTAGACAGTGCTGGGATCATGTTGTACTACTGTAACAGTACATACCAATTATGTCAACAGTACTGG ATCAGGTCCCAGGGAATATCAGGTGTTTTGGCTGTTTTCTCCTTGCTGGAGTTCATTGTGTCCATCTGTGTCTCGTCATTCGCCTGCAGAGCTGTCTGCCTGTGCTGCCATTCCACCCCTGAG CAAGTGTCCTCCATTGGGTATCAAATACCGGTACCTCATGGCAGAATGACTCCAAGCAACGCACCTTACCCTCCTCAGAACAACTACGAG ACTGGGAACTACCCAAATGGTCCTGTGGGAGACGGTATGGGTACAGGGTTTCAACAGAATCCCCTGCCTCCTCAATACACTGCGGTCATCCCTTGA